In a genomic window of Virgibacillus sp. SK37:
- a CDS encoding ABC transporter ATP-binding protein encodes MPEKAMELINFEKKIRKKHIIKDLSFTINKGEVFGLIGPNGAGKTTTIRMMVGLMKPTDGDIHILGNSIKNNFKEAIREVGAIVENPEMYPFMTGWQNLMHYARMIPGITTERIKEVITLVGLEKPIKEKVKKYSLGMRQRLGIAQALLHSPSVLILDEPTNGLDPAGIREIRQYIRNLAEKENVAVIISSHLLSEIELMCDKIGVIKNGQLVAIQEVNEPAAGEQVKLIEVNLEAEPTEKAANLLRDNYELKPEAKGKIISFETDRKEIPSIIKGLVEQDILVYQVNVSKTKLEDKFFDLIGENTIE; translated from the coding sequence ATGCCAGAAAAAGCGATGGAATTAATTAATTTTGAAAAAAAGATCCGAAAGAAACATATTATTAAAGATCTTTCTTTTACCATTAATAAAGGAGAAGTATTTGGATTAATCGGCCCTAACGGAGCTGGTAAAACGACAACAATACGTATGATGGTTGGATTAATGAAACCCACAGATGGCGATATACATATACTTGGAAATAGCATCAAAAATAATTTCAAAGAAGCGATCAGAGAAGTAGGCGCCATTGTTGAAAATCCGGAAATGTACCCTTTTATGACCGGATGGCAAAACTTAATGCACTATGCTCGTATGATTCCAGGTATAACCACAGAACGAATCAAGGAAGTTATCACACTCGTGGGACTGGAAAAACCGATTAAAGAAAAAGTAAAAAAATACTCTTTAGGTATGCGCCAAAGATTAGGTATTGCTCAGGCTCTTTTGCATAGTCCATCTGTACTCATTTTGGACGAGCCTACAAACGGACTGGATCCGGCTGGAATTAGAGAAATTCGGCAATACATTAGAAATCTGGCAGAGAAAGAAAATGTAGCTGTGATTATTTCAAGTCATTTGCTATCAGAGATTGAGCTGATGTGTGACAAAATAGGCGTTATAAAAAATGGGCAGCTCGTAGCAATCCAGGAAGTGAATGAGCCTGCAGCAGGAGAGCAAGTAAAATTAATCGAAGTAAACCTGGAAGCAGAACCAACTGAAAAAGCAGCAAACCTTCTTAGAGATAATTACGAACTTAAACCAGAAGCCAAGGGTAAAATCATCTCTTTCGAAACAGACAGAAAAGAGATACCGTCCATTATAAAAGGCTTGGTAGAACAAGATATATTAGTTTATCAAGTAAATGTGTCGAAAACAAAGCTAGAAGATAAATTCTTTGATTTGATTGGAGAGAATACTATTGAGTAA
- the typA gene encoding translational GTPase TypA, whose amino-acid sequence MQLREDIRNIAIIAHVDHGKTTLVDQLLKYSGTFRENEQVNERAMDSGDIERERGITILAKNTAIKYKDTAINILDTPGHADFGGEVERIMKMVDGVALVVDAYEGTMPQTRFVLKKALEQKLTPMVVLNKIDRPNARPNEVIDEVLDLFIELGADDEQLEFPVVYASALNGTSGFEPDEQEETMDPVFTTIMEHIPAPVDNQEEPLQFQITLLDYNDYLGRIGVGRVFRGKISVGQQVVVMKEDGTQKSFRISKLFGFIGLKRIEIQEAKAGDIVAIAGMDDINIGETICPQNHPEALPWLRIDEPTLQMTFVVNNSPFAGREGKYITSRKIEERLLKQLETDVSLRVEPTESPDAWIVSGRGELHLSILIENMRREGYELQLSKPQVIIKEIDGVKCEPVERVQVDVPEDYTGPIMESLGARKGEMLDMVNQGNGQVRLEFKVPSRGLIGYSTEFMSQTRGYGIINHSFEAYEPLIKGQVGGRRQGVLVGLENGKASTYGIMQLEDRGVIFVEPGTEIYAGMIVGEHNRENDLTVNITKEKHLTNVRSSTKDQTSTIKKTRSMSLEEAIEYLNDDEYCEVTPESVRLRKKILNKSEREKASKKSKTS is encoded by the coding sequence ATGCAATTAAGAGAAGATATTCGTAATATCGCTATTATCGCGCACGTAGACCATGGTAAAACAACACTTGTGGATCAATTGTTGAAATACTCTGGGACATTTCGTGAGAACGAACAAGTAAATGAACGAGCAATGGACTCGGGTGATATTGAAAGAGAACGTGGAATTACAATTTTGGCTAAAAATACAGCTATAAAATATAAAGATACAGCAATTAATATATTAGATACACCAGGCCATGCTGACTTTGGTGGTGAAGTGGAACGGATCATGAAAATGGTTGATGGTGTGGCATTAGTTGTTGATGCTTATGAAGGCACGATGCCGCAAACACGTTTCGTACTAAAGAAGGCATTGGAACAGAAATTAACCCCAATGGTAGTTTTAAATAAAATTGACCGACCAAATGCTCGGCCAAATGAAGTAATAGACGAGGTTTTAGATTTATTTATTGAGCTTGGTGCAGATGATGAGCAGTTGGAGTTCCCTGTCGTTTATGCTTCTGCTTTAAATGGTACTTCCGGATTTGAACCAGATGAACAGGAAGAGACGATGGATCCGGTATTTACTACAATTATGGAACACATCCCTGCACCTGTAGATAATCAGGAAGAACCTTTGCAATTCCAAATTACATTATTGGATTACAACGATTATTTAGGCCGAATTGGTGTAGGACGGGTATTCCGAGGAAAGATTAGTGTTGGACAACAAGTAGTTGTAATGAAAGAGGATGGCACCCAGAAATCTTTCCGTATAAGCAAGTTATTCGGCTTTATTGGCTTGAAACGAATTGAGATTCAAGAAGCAAAGGCTGGAGATATTGTAGCCATTGCAGGTATGGATGATATTAATATCGGAGAGACCATTTGTCCGCAAAATCATCCGGAAGCTTTACCATGGCTACGGATTGATGAGCCGACATTACAAATGACTTTTGTTGTGAATAACAGTCCTTTTGCTGGACGTGAAGGTAAATATATCACATCACGTAAAATAGAAGAACGTTTATTAAAACAATTGGAGACAGATGTAAGTCTTCGTGTAGAACCAACTGAATCACCGGATGCGTGGATCGTGTCAGGGCGTGGTGAGCTTCACCTGTCTATTCTGATTGAAAACATGAGAAGAGAAGGATACGAGCTTCAATTATCCAAGCCACAAGTAATCATTAAAGAAATTGATGGTGTGAAATGCGAACCGGTTGAGCGTGTGCAGGTTGATGTTCCTGAAGATTATACTGGTCCAATTATGGAGTCTCTTGGAGCCCGTAAAGGCGAAATGCTCGATATGGTTAACCAAGGTAATGGGCAAGTCCGTCTTGAATTTAAAGTTCCTTCACGTGGGCTGATCGGTTATTCTACCGAGTTTATGTCACAGACTCGCGGATATGGAATTATTAACCATTCATTTGAAGCATATGAGCCTTTAATCAAAGGTCAGGTTGGCGGCCGACGCCAAGGTGTTCTAGTAGGATTGGAAAATGGAAAAGCATCAACATATGGTATTATGCAGTTGGAAGATCGTGGAGTAATCTTCGTTGAACCAGGTACTGAAATTTACGCTGGGATGATTGTTGGAGAGCATAACCGTGAAAATGATTTGACGGTTAATATTACGAAAGAAAAACATTTAACTAACGTTCGTTCATCAACAAAGGACCAAACATCTACAATTAAGAAGACGCGTTCCATGTCTTTAGAAGAAGCGATTGAATACCTAAATGATGATGAATACTGTGAAGTAACACCAGAATCAGTCCGTTTACGGAAAAAAATCCTTAATAAGAGTGAAAGAGAAAAGGCTTCTAAAAAATCAAAAACAAGCTAA
- a CDS encoding YqcI/YcgG family protein, producing the protein MTKTANYLLTKEDFNIENNIPGWLLKEYNNFEKVVTNPTFPCYFGMSGQKRGELRYGYITHDDWSALPKALEAFNRLFDNQKRLIRHGFFLFVEPEKEEKSVEYYRDYFWNVLQYLHTHDEHEWPADYPKDPDHPLWAFSFAGEPYFAFGNAPAYKQRKTRDLGNSLVIGFQPRRIFEKLEGTSKGGAMSREKVRERVEKWDGLPKHPNISHYGDPEHREWKQYFIGDDIEPIKGKCPFQHK; encoded by the coding sequence ATGACAAAAACAGCAAATTATCTATTAACAAAAGAAGATTTTAATATAGAGAATAACATACCTGGTTGGCTGCTGAAGGAATATAATAATTTTGAAAAAGTCGTTACAAATCCTACTTTTCCATGTTATTTCGGTATGTCTGGACAAAAACGTGGGGAGCTTAGGTATGGATATATCACACATGATGATTGGTCAGCATTACCTAAAGCACTCGAAGCGTTTAATCGCTTGTTTGATAATCAGAAAAGATTAATTCGTCATGGCTTTTTTCTTTTCGTGGAACCTGAGAAAGAAGAAAAAAGTGTAGAATATTATAGGGACTATTTTTGGAATGTATTGCAGTATCTACATACTCATGATGAGCATGAATGGCCAGCAGACTATCCAAAAGATCCGGACCACCCTCTTTGGGCATTTAGTTTTGCGGGAGAGCCTTATTTTGCCTTTGGTAATGCTCCTGCCTATAAGCAACGTAAAACCCGTGACCTTGGTAATAGCTTAGTTATTGGCTTTCAACCAAGGAGAATTTTTGAAAAGCTGGAAGGTACTTCAAAAGGTGGAGCAATGTCGAGGGAAAAGGTGAGAGAAAGAGTTGAAAAGTGGGATGGCCTACCGAAGCATCCGAATATTAGCCATTATGGGGATCCGGAACATAGGGAGTGGAAGCAATATTTTATAGGAGACGATATTGAACCTATTAAAGGAAAATGCCCATTTCAACATAAATAA
- a CDS encoding ABC transporter permease, with protein MSNLFKLINNELIKTYIQKSTWVMYIILVGIIIGLAALTVSFEETGDKYDQDNWREVLQQENKELQSEMEKEEYMEGMNTTLIAKNNYYLENDIQPEGYGALQFVMENQLLLSLVSLLTIIVAAGIVANEYRWGTIKLLLIRPISRTKILLSKYISVLLFALITLLFVLLFSWIIGAIFFGVNGINPHIVLEKDNGFAYVPVLGEIASGYGYKLINLFMMATFAFMISTIFKNSALAIGTAIFLMMAGNQIVLFFAEREWAKYILFANTDLSQYANQNTPWIEGMTLGFSITILLIYYVIFLLLSWVFFTKRDVAGS; from the coding sequence TTGAGTAATTTGTTCAAGCTGATAAACAACGAATTAATTAAAACATACATACAGAAATCAACATGGGTCATGTATATTATCTTGGTTGGTATCATTATCGGTTTGGCCGCACTAACGGTGAGCTTTGAAGAGACTGGGGACAAATACGACCAAGATAATTGGCGAGAAGTACTGCAACAGGAAAATAAAGAATTACAAAGCGAGATGGAAAAAGAAGAATATATGGAAGGCATGAACACAACTCTCATTGCCAAGAACAATTATTATCTTGAAAATGACATTCAGCCTGAGGGGTATGGAGCACTTCAATTTGTTATGGAAAATCAGTTGCTGCTTTCATTAGTTAGTCTGCTTACAATCATTGTTGCAGCCGGCATTGTAGCAAATGAGTATCGTTGGGGAACAATAAAACTTCTTTTAATTCGGCCTATTTCTCGTACTAAAATCTTACTCTCCAAATATATTTCTGTTTTGTTATTTGCTTTAATTACATTGTTATTTGTCTTACTTTTCTCATGGATTATTGGAGCCATCTTCTTTGGCGTTAATGGAATAAATCCACACATCGTATTAGAGAAAGACAATGGATTTGCCTATGTCCCTGTATTGGGTGAAATAGCGTCCGGTTATGGCTATAAACTTATTAACCTATTTATGATGGCAACATTTGCATTCATGATCTCGACCATTTTTAAAAATAGCGCGTTAGCTATAGGTACAGCTATCTTCTTAATGATGGCGGGAAATCAGATTGTATTGTTTTTCGCAGAACGCGAATGGGCTAAGTACATCCTCTTTGCCAACACAGATTTAAGTCAATATGCCAACCAGAATACGCCATGGATAGAAGGAATGACACTTGGTTTTTCCATTACCATATTACTAATTTATTATGTTATTTTTCTCCTTCTGTCATGGGTATTCTTTACGAAAAGAGATGTAGCTGGAAGTTAG
- a CDS encoding dimethylarginine dimethylaminohydrolase family protein produces MKNLIDKKITPQKLNCNTEYDQLNSVIVAPPAYMEIKHAINKTQEHYLQNNIDKTKAMEQHASFVESLKENNCEVITLEPKENLNEQVFTRDIGFVIGDTFFVSNMKEEMRKPETSVLTDSLEQKNISYTKMRDTSIEGGDVLVDGNTIWVGKSGRTAEKAINQLKNLLPDYTIHMINVREDILHLDCVFTILDEDYAIVYSPAIDEESYNLIKNKYTIIEATTKEQFNMGPNVLSIGQNKIISLPENKRLNRKMKQAGFHVIEVEFSEIIKSGGSFRCCTLPLKRG; encoded by the coding sequence ATGAAGAACCTAATTGATAAGAAGATTACACCACAGAAATTAAATTGTAATACAGAGTATGACCAATTAAATAGTGTCATCGTTGCACCTCCAGCGTATATGGAAATTAAGCATGCCATAAATAAAACGCAAGAACACTATTTACAGAATAATATAGATAAGACAAAAGCCATGGAACAGCATGCCAGCTTTGTGGAATCTCTCAAGGAAAATAATTGTGAGGTAATCACACTGGAACCTAAGGAAAATTTAAATGAGCAGGTTTTCACTCGTGACATCGGCTTTGTTATTGGAGATACGTTTTTTGTCTCTAACATGAAAGAGGAAATGAGGAAGCCTGAGACTTCCGTACTTACAGATTCGTTAGAACAAAAGAACATTTCTTATACAAAAATGAGAGATACCTCCATTGAAGGTGGCGATGTACTTGTGGATGGAAATACAATTTGGGTAGGAAAAAGCGGAAGAACAGCTGAAAAAGCTATAAACCAATTAAAAAATTTGCTTCCCGATTATACCATTCACATGATAAACGTAAGAGAGGATATTTTACATCTCGACTGTGTATTCACGATCCTGGATGAGGATTATGCCATAGTTTACTCCCCTGCAATTGATGAGGAATCATATAATTTAATAAAAAACAAATATACTATTATTGAGGCCACGACTAAAGAACAATTTAATATGGGACCAAATGTGCTTTCAATTGGGCAGAATAAAATTATTAGCCTGCCTGAAAATAAACGTTTAAACCGAAAAATGAAACAAGCTGGCTTTCACGTTATCGAGGTTGAGTTTTCTGAAATAATCAAATCAGGGGGATCATTTCGATGTTGTACCCTTCCACTTAAGAGAGGATAA
- a CDS encoding response regulator transcription factor, whose product MGNRIGVVEDDVNIQNIVSAYLKKEGYDVIISDSAEAAWEIWETNPPDMWILDIMLPGMDGYEFCKKIRNESEVPIIIISAKDEEIDKILGLELGGDDYLTKPFSPRELVARVKRLFKRSFLKNDKEEPAQEKVKIDQLLINKEERRIFYKGEEYEVTTKEFDMLLLLVENVNRAFSREELLIKIWGEDYFGSDRAVDDLVKRLRKKLPDLPLETVWGFGYRLRYGEET is encoded by the coding sequence ATGGGAAATCGTATTGGTGTTGTAGAAGATGATGTAAATATTCAAAATATCGTATCCGCCTATTTAAAAAAAGAAGGGTATGATGTAATCATTTCCGATTCTGCAGAAGCTGCGTGGGAAATATGGGAGACAAATCCACCAGATATGTGGATATTAGACATTATGTTACCTGGTATGGATGGGTATGAATTTTGTAAAAAAATAAGGAATGAAAGTGAAGTCCCAATTATTATTATTTCTGCTAAGGATGAAGAAATTGATAAAATTTTAGGATTGGAGTTGGGTGGGGACGATTATTTAACTAAGCCATTCAGCCCAAGAGAATTGGTAGCAAGAGTAAAAAGGCTGTTTAAACGATCATTTTTAAAAAACGACAAGGAAGAGCCTGCACAGGAAAAGGTAAAGATTGATCAATTATTAATAAATAAAGAGGAACGAAGGATCTTTTATAAAGGCGAGGAATATGAAGTGACTACAAAAGAATTTGATATGCTTCTATTACTAGTGGAAAATGTAAACCGTGCCTTTTCCCGTGAGGAGTTATTGATAAAAATATGGGGCGAAGATTATTTTGGAAGTGATCGGGCTGTGGACGATTTGGTAAAAAGGCTTAGAAAAAAGCTGCCTGACCTACCTTTGGAAACAGTGTGGGGATTTGGCTACCGACTAAGGTATGGAGAGGAAACATAA
- a CDS encoding S1C family serine protease: MDYNNNNFSDENKESSSESTTEVHEHNKEKEFSTDKPKKEVKSGSRTGLHFFLGGLAGGLIAVALIAVLLFSNILPLASKADENTSSDSGTSNNANVVKTMASDQAEVASNIDETSKAVVGVANLQQQSVWSESQEAGTGSGIVYKKEDGKAYVVTNHHVVEGAEQVDIILNDDERLNAKVLGSDSLTDLAILQVDGDKVTTVADLGTSKNLKVGETVLAIGNPLGMEFANTLTKGIISGLDRSVSMDTNGDKQPDWVTEVIQTDAAINPGNSGGALVNAKGQVIGINSMKIAQNAVEGIGFAIPIDSALPVMEQLEENGEIERPLIGISTASLNQVPPQYRNEIKLPEDVEGGMVVANVQKDSPAAKAGLQQFDVITEINDNKITSLLELRKFLYSDASIGEEVQVKFYRDGKLEKTEVTLTAKE; encoded by the coding sequence ATGGATTACAATAACAATAATTTCTCAGATGAAAATAAAGAATCCTCTTCAGAATCAACCACAGAAGTGCATGAACATAATAAAGAGAAAGAGTTTTCAACGGATAAGCCGAAAAAAGAAGTCAAGTCAGGCTCAAGAACAGGCTTGCATTTCTTTCTTGGCGGATTAGCAGGCGGATTAATTGCTGTAGCTTTAATTGCAGTACTGCTATTCTCAAACATCCTCCCTTTAGCTAGTAAGGCAGATGAAAATACTTCTTCTGACAGTGGTACATCCAACAATGCCAACGTTGTCAAAACAATGGCGTCAGACCAGGCAGAGGTGGCTTCTAACATCGATGAAACGTCTAAAGCAGTCGTTGGTGTTGCTAACCTGCAGCAACAAAGCGTTTGGTCAGAAAGTCAGGAAGCCGGGACTGGATCAGGCATCGTCTATAAGAAGGAAGATGGGAAGGCATATGTTGTAACAAATCATCATGTTGTAGAGGGTGCTGAACAAGTAGATATTATTTTAAATGATGATGAAAGATTAAATGCCAAAGTTTTAGGTTCGGATTCTTTAACCGATTTAGCCATATTGCAAGTTGATGGAGATAAAGTCACTACGGTAGCCGATCTTGGTACCTCCAAGAATTTAAAAGTTGGTGAGACCGTATTGGCAATTGGTAATCCTCTTGGTATGGAATTCGCAAATACACTTACTAAAGGAATTATTAGTGGGTTAGATCGATCTGTCAGTATGGACACAAATGGTGATAAGCAGCCGGACTGGGTAACAGAAGTTATTCAGACAGACGCTGCAATTAATCCAGGTAATAGTGGCGGCGCACTTGTGAATGCAAAGGGACAGGTGATTGGAATTAATTCTATGAAGATCGCCCAGAACGCCGTGGAAGGAATCGGGTTTGCCATTCCTATAGACTCAGCCCTCCCAGTCATGGAGCAATTGGAAGAAAACGGTGAAATTGAACGTCCATTAATAGGGATAAGCACCGCCTCCCTAAATCAAGTGCCACCTCAATACAGAAATGAAATTAAGCTACCAGAAGATGTGGAAGGTGGCATGGTTGTAGCAAATGTCCAGAAAGATTCACCAGCAGCTAAAGCAGGCCTACAACAGTTTGATGTTATAACCGAAATTAATGATAATAAAATTACTTCACTTCTTGAATTACGTAAATTTCTCTATTCAGATGCTTCCATAGGTGAAGAAGTTCAAGTGAAGTTCTATCGAGATGGAAAGTTGGAAAAGACGGAAGTAACACTTACTGCGAAAGAATAA
- a CDS encoding cell wall metabolism sensor histidine kinase WalK, protein MKLQYQLNAAFTALLLVIMAVTGYFIYSLILDILIQDEQRQLKQKGEILIEVLNEENYGDRESLEKFSRFLEDQDLQLFLYDRKNDAVFYSTMPNSVAQGFFQNNNFADNKEALWEFENNKYVTSRIVVYPPNSGLELILLTPMNDLQAVQQNFVFRLFIVFMIGSIAAVLLSYFLTKKLVTPLTKLKVQLKKVEKRKFDDLERVKASGEIKEVEESVFEMAEELQNYMKSQQTFFQNASHELKTPLMTIQGYAEGIKDEIFDEKDKEKGLEIMVTEVKRLKLIINEMILLAKLDSEPDVYQPEKIAGVRFLEQIVDRALPLVNEKGIHFMHQAENNCDFIADEEKLLRAILNLIVNGIRHAKTKISLQIYKRHGITYITVEDDGEGISEEMMPHIFHRFVKGKNGETGLGLAISRAIIERSGGRITVDKSTLGGAKFIIAFQGN, encoded by the coding sequence ATGAAACTTCAATATCAACTCAACGCTGCGTTCACAGCATTATTACTCGTTATCATGGCGGTGACAGGTTATTTTATTTACTCGCTTATTCTCGATATTTTAATTCAGGACGAACAAAGACAGTTAAAACAAAAAGGCGAAATACTAATTGAGGTTCTAAATGAAGAAAATTATGGGGATAGAGAGAGTCTTGAGAAGTTCAGTCGATTCTTGGAGGATCAAGATCTTCAGCTTTTTCTTTATGATCGAAAAAATGATGCTGTTTTTTACTCCACCATGCCAAATAGCGTGGCACAGGGTTTTTTCCAAAATAATAATTTTGCTGATAATAAGGAAGCATTATGGGAATTTGAAAATAATAAATATGTAACCTCAAGGATTGTAGTTTACCCACCAAATAGTGGGTTGGAACTTATTCTATTGACACCAATGAATGATTTGCAGGCTGTACAGCAAAACTTTGTTTTCCGACTCTTTATCGTATTTATGATCGGTAGTATTGCTGCCGTGCTTCTTAGCTATTTCTTAACTAAAAAGCTGGTTACACCTTTGACAAAGCTAAAAGTACAGTTGAAGAAAGTAGAAAAACGAAAATTTGATGATCTTGAAAGAGTAAAGGCAAGCGGTGAAATTAAGGAAGTGGAAGAAAGTGTCTTTGAAATGGCTGAAGAGCTGCAAAATTATATGAAATCACAACAAACCTTTTTTCAAAATGCGAGTCATGAATTGAAAACACCTCTTATGACGATCCAAGGTTATGCGGAAGGAATTAAGGATGAAATTTTTGATGAAAAGGACAAAGAAAAAGGCCTTGAAATAATGGTTACAGAAGTAAAAAGACTGAAACTGATTATAAATGAGATGATTCTATTGGCAAAGCTGGATAGCGAACCGGATGTTTACCAACCTGAGAAAATTGCCGGAGTGAGATTCTTGGAACAAATTGTAGATCGTGCTTTACCTTTGGTCAATGAAAAAGGTATTCACTTTATGCATCAAGCGGAAAATAATTGTGATTTCATTGCAGACGAAGAAAAATTACTTCGCGCTATATTAAATTTAATTGTAAATGGTATTCGTCATGCTAAAACTAAGATCTCGCTTCAGATATATAAGCGGCATGGGATTACTTATATAACTGTAGAAGATGATGGGGAAGGGATCTCAGAGGAAATGATGCCACATATTTTTCATCGTTTTGTAAAAGGTAAGAATGGAGAAACTGGCTTGGGTCTTGCTATATCACGGGCAATTATAGAACGGTCTGGTGGTAGGATAACAGTTGATAAATCTACCCTTGGAGGAGCGAAGTTTATTATCGCGTTTCAAGGGAATTAG
- a CDS encoding YfhE family protein yields the protein MMKNTQYQPTKNKQLSDAQEVHYAKEFKQADMAGGYRKPRVKQAKKENPDLIK from the coding sequence ATGATGAAAAATACACAATATCAGCCAACAAAAAATAAACAACTTTCCGATGCACAGGAGGTTCACTACGCAAAAGAGTTTAAGCAAGCTGATATGGCTGGCGGTTACAGAAAGCCTCGTGTAAAACAGGCGAAAAAAGAAAATCCTGATTTAATCAAATAA
- a CDS encoding thiolase family protein has translation MREVVIVESCRTAVGKRKGSFADYRSDELAAIVLEELVNRAGVSKDLVEDVILGCVTQTNEQGGNIARTAALIAGFPVHVPGVTIDRQCGSSQQAVHFGAQAIASGDMDIVITGGVESMSRSPMFSNMGKVKPSERLTDKYEIVNQGISAERIAEQWYLSREDLDQFALRSHKHALHAIESGYYKKEIVPVVIQTEEGESIVEQDEGPRKGTTLEALAGLNPVFKEDGKITAGNASQMSDGASAVLLMSKEKAVQLGLQPKARIVTRTVVGSDPTLMLTGPIAATKRALDKAGLAIQEIDRYEVNEAFAPVPLAWLKDMDADISRLNVNGGAISLGHPLGATGTKLLVSLLHELERINGRYGLLAICEGMGMANATIIERIK, from the coding sequence ATGAGAGAAGTTGTTATTGTAGAGAGTTGCCGGACAGCAGTAGGAAAAAGAAAGGGATCATTTGCCGACTACCGATCAGACGAGCTTGCTGCTATCGTTCTGGAGGAGCTGGTAAATCGCGCGGGAGTCAGCAAGGATCTGGTGGAAGATGTTATTCTTGGTTGCGTGACTCAAACTAATGAGCAGGGAGGCAATATCGCTCGTACTGCAGCCTTAATTGCTGGATTCCCTGTTCACGTTCCCGGGGTAACCATTGATCGACAATGTGGTTCGAGTCAGCAGGCAGTTCACTTTGGAGCACAAGCAATTGCGTCAGGAGACATGGATATTGTAATCACTGGGGGAGTTGAAAGTATGTCGAGATCCCCTATGTTTTCCAATATGGGAAAAGTTAAACCGAGTGAAAGGCTTACGGATAAATATGAAATTGTTAACCAAGGTATTTCAGCGGAAAGAATAGCGGAACAATGGTATTTATCGAGAGAAGATCTAGATCAATTTGCTTTACGTAGTCATAAACATGCTTTACATGCAATAGAGAGTGGATACTATAAAAAAGAAATTGTTCCTGTTGTGATACAAACAGAAGAAGGAGAGTCCATTGTAGAGCAGGATGAGGGGCCAAGAAAGGGAACTACATTAGAAGCTTTAGCTGGTTTAAATCCTGTATTTAAAGAAGATGGAAAAATTACTGCCGGAAATGCAAGTCAGATGAGTGATGGTGCCAGTGCCGTATTGCTAATGTCTAAGGAAAAAGCAGTCCAATTAGGCTTACAGCCAAAAGCTAGAATTGTTACCCGTACGGTAGTAGGCTCTGATCCAACGTTAATGCTAACTGGCCCCATTGCGGCAACAAAAAGAGCATTGGATAAAGCAGGTCTTGCTATACAAGAAATCGATCGATATGAAGTAAATGAGGCATTTGCTCCAGTCCCGCTTGCTTGGCTCAAGGATATGGATGCAGATATTTCTAGACTTAACGTTAACGGTGGCGCAATTTCACTTGGTCATCCACTTGGCGCAACTGGCACAAAGCTACTCGTCTCTTTATTACATGAATTGGAACGGATAAATGGAAGATACGGACTTCTTGCCATTTGTGAAGGAATGGGGATGGCAAATGCGACGATTATTGAAAGAATAAAGTAA